In Camelus ferus isolate YT-003-E chromosome 5, BCGSAC_Cfer_1.0, whole genome shotgun sequence, one genomic interval encodes:
- the LOC102503495 gene encoding LOW QUALITY PROTEIN: keratin, type II cytoskeletal 7-like (The sequence of the model RefSeq protein was modified relative to this genomic sequence to represent the inferred CDS: inserted 1 base in 1 codon), which produces MYFHFSSLSAAFPGRGTQVRLSSICPGGFGGGGGGGGSSSGSSSRSSRRSRCRLYSLGALRPRVAMHSSYGGPVGAGIREVTINQSLLTPLQVDIEPSIQQVRQEEREQIKTLNNTFASFIYKVWFLEQQNRLLETKWELLQEQKSTKSSRLPGIFEAYIACLWKQLETLQLDGGRLEVELRNMQDIVEEFKNKYEDEINRSMAAENEFLVLKKGVDVAYMNKVELEAKVDALKDKINFLRTLYEEEFKELQSEVSDMSVVLSMDNSRFLDLDGIIAEVKAQYEEIANRSRAEAETLYQTKFETXQAQAGKHGDGLRNTRNEIAEMNRAVQRLQAEIDSIKNQRAKLEAAISEAEERGEMALKDARAKQEDLEAALQRAKQDMARQLREYQELMNIKLALDIGIATYRKLLEGEESRLTEDGVGAMNISVVNSTGSAGSQLTFGGTMGSNALRFSSGGGPRALKAYSIRTTSATGRSTLN; this is translated from the exons ATGTACTTCCACTTCAGCTCCCTCTCCGCCGCCTTCCCGGGGCGCGGCACCCAGGTGCGCCTGAGCTCGATATGCCCCGGCGGcttcggcggcggcggcggcggcggcggcagcagcagcggcagcagcagccgcagcagcCGCCGCAGCCGCTGCCGCCTCTACAGCCTGGGAGCCTTGAGGCCGCGCGTGGCCATGCACTCATCCTACGGGGGCCCCGTGGGCGCCGGCATCCGCGAGGTCACCATCAATCAGAGCCTGCTGACCCCGCTGCAGGTGGACATCGAACCCTCCATCCAGCAGGTGCGCCAGGAGGAGCGCGAGCAGATCAAGACCCTCAACAACACGTTCGCCTCCTTCATCTACAAGGTGTGGTTCCTGGAGCAGCAGAACAGGCTGCTGGAGACCAAGTGGGAGCTGCTTCAGGAGCAGAAGTCGACCAAGAGCAGCCGCCTCCCGGGCATCTTTGAGGCCTACATTGCCTGCCTGTGGAAGCAGCTTGAGACGCTGCAGCTGGATGGGGGCCGCCTGGAGGTGGAGCTTCGGAACATGCAGGACATCGTGGAAGAATTCAAGAATAAGTACGAAGATGAAATTAACCGTAGCATGGCTGCCGAGAATGAGTTCCTGGTGTTGAAGAAGGGTGTAGATGTTGCCTACATGAACAAGGTGGAATTGGAGGCCAAGGTGGACGCCTTGAAAGACAAGATCAACTTCCTCAGGACTCTCTACGAGGAGGAGTTTAAAGAGCTGCAGTCCGAGGTCTCAGACATGTCCGTGGTCCTGTCCATGGACAACAGCCGCTTCCTGGACCTGGACGGCATCATCGCCGAGGTCAAGGCCCAGTATGAGGAGATCGCCAACCGCAGCCGGGCCGAGGCCGAGACCTTGTACCAGACCAAGTTTGAGA CCCAGGCACAGGCTGGGAAGCACGGGGATGGACTCCGGAATACCCGAAATGAGATTGCGGAGATGAACCGGGCTGTCCAGAGGCTGCAGGCTGAAATCGACAGCATCAAGAACCAGCGTGCCAAGTTGGAGGCTGCCATCTCTGAGGCTGAGGAGCGTGGGGAAATGGCACTCAAGGATGCACGCGCCAAGCAGGAAGACCTGGAGGCTGCCCTGCAACGGGCCAAGCAGGACATGGCCCGGCAGCTCCGGGAGTACCAGGAGCTGATGAATATCAAGCTGGCCCTGGACATCGGGATTGCCACCTACCGCAAATTGCTGGAGGGCGAGGAGAGCAGGTTGACCGAAGATGGAGTGGGAGCCATGAACATCTCTGTGGTGAATTCCACCGGCAGTGCTGGCAGTCAGCTGACCTTCGGGGGAACCATGGGCAGCAATGCCCTGAGATTCTCCAGTGGCGGAGGGCCCAGAGCCCTCAAGGCCTATTCCATTAGGACCACATCTGCCACTGGCAGGAGCACCCTCAACTGA